The Syntrophaceae bacterium genomic interval CAGGATTCCTGCCTGATCACGGGAGAGGTCTACGCCGGCGAGGCCGTGAAAAGACCCATCCTCGTCGTCGCCTTCGAGAAGGTTGACGGCAGGGTTGAAATCGCCCATTACGCGATGCTCCACGAGCCGGGTCCCTATGAACTCCTGGTGCGGAAAGGCAGATACCATGTCTTTGCCTTCGAGGACGCCGACCGGAACCGCAAGCTCGATCCGGGAGAACTGGCGGGGATTGTCCTGGGCGACGGCCCCGGCCTGTCCATCGACGCGCCGGCCGGCGGGCTCGTGCCGGACATGGCCGTCGTTCTCTCCAGGGACCCGGAGATTCGCCGCCAGGTGCCCGCCGACATCCTGGCCCGAAGCGCCGCGGGCGGTTTCGGGCGGCACAGCACGCAGGCGGGGGCGCCCATCGACCTGAACGATCCCGCCTTCTCCGCTGAAGAGGGCGTCCGGGGATTCTGGTCCCCCCTGGAATTCTTCCGGGAGCACGGCGCCAACATCTATTTCCTGGAGCCCTACGATCCGCGGAAGATTCCCATTCTCCTGGTCCACGGGGCGGCAGGATCGCCCCAGGACTGGCGATACTTCATCGACCACCTCGACCGTTCCCGCTATCAGCCGTGGATCTATTCCTATCCCTCGGGGGCCCGCCTGAAGGGCATGTCCGAGCTGATGGCCGTCAAGATCCATCACCTCCATCGGAAATACGGGTTCGAGAGGCTCTACATCACGGCCCACAGCATGGGCGGGCATGTCGCCCGGTTCGCGCTGGCGCACGGGGAGATCGGCAAACCCGACATGAAGCTGCTGTTCGTCTCCATCTCTACGCCCTTCGGAGGCGAGGAGCTGGCCGAAACAGGCGTCTCCCAGTCGCCCGCCGTCATCCCGAGCTGGAAGGACATGGTGCCGAACAGCGAATTCATCCGGCTTTCCTTTTCCCGGAAGATGCCGCCCACGATCCCGGATTATCTCTTTTTCGGACACCG includes:
- a CDS encoding alpha/beta fold hydrolase, with the protein product MQRTEGAGRSAGMNPLRLLSLLLMAVAVLNGCALFTLRKDNTFSQDSCLITGEVYAGEAVKRPILVVAFEKVDGRVEIAHYAMLHEPGPYELLVRKGRYHVFAFEDADRNRKLDPGELAGIVLGDGPGLSIDAPAGGLVPDMAVVLSRDPEIRRQVPADILARSAAGGFGRHSTQAGAPIDLNDPAFSAEEGVRGFWSPLEFFREHGANIYFLEPYDPRKIPILLVHGAAGSPQDWRYFIDHLDRSRYQPWIYSYPSGARLKGMSELMAVKIHHLHRKYGFERLYITAHSMGGHVARFALAHGEIGKPDMKLLFVSISTPFGGEELAETGVSQSPAVIPSWKDMVPNSEFIRLSFSRKMPPTIPDYLFFGHRGSRNPLRPNNDNTVTLESMLDPRAQSEAIKVFGFNEDHVGILNSAAVMAQYKAILEGVEKRDADPGRANRKGKVRFRYAVGEASDAPPLWMWLMFIPADTSRAEFTLSPDPLKADQEMGPIRAGAYDVGLLAWGYRVSPAGVKADVAPGGTAQVSLSLEPQGMVGGRITTGLKKDDRYWGFMPYVANSRITSISLTGGGAQRKIVPRPATRGEAIRSVMDNRDFFWKDFFIFFDLPKGRYELRIEAQGFRPFVQAVTVDPKIIHAPLKIALSPLD